A genome region from bacterium includes the following:
- a CDS encoding MGMT family protein, producing the protein MLMFLSPFDPFWMTKLKGCVFAAFDTPPCAVCLAWKGKVIYKIELGADTESRKFVLKIPEMMGRRRKAPAAVVRQIRRHLSGEGVPDYSAVILDPAIGADFQRRIWEVTRAVPYGETRSYKWLAGEAGSPRAYRAVGQAMAKNPFPLVVPCHRVVASDGSLGGFSGGLELKKALLDLEGSVCRRELPGSAHLWHPDR; encoded by the coding sequence ATGTTGATGTTCTTGTCGCCGTTTGACCCGTTTTGGATGACGAAGCTTAAGGGCTGCGTCTTCGCCGCTTTCGATACGCCCCCGTGCGCTGTGTGCCTCGCGTGGAAGGGCAAAGTGATATACAAGATAGAGCTTGGAGCAGACACGGAGAGTCGCAAGTTCGTCCTCAAGATACCCGAAATGATGGGCCGTCGTCGGAAAGCGCCAGCAGCGGTGGTGAGACAGATTCGCAGACATCTCTCTGGCGAGGGAGTGCCGGATTACTCGGCCGTGATTCTGGACCCCGCTATCGGAGCTGATTTTCAACGGCGTATCTGGGAGGTGACGAGGGCCGTGCCCTACGGCGAAACCAGAAGCTACAAATGGCTTGCAGGGGAAGCTGGCAGCCCGAGGGCATATCGCGCAGTCGGTCAGGCGATGGCCAAGAATCCTTTCCCGCTTGTGGTGCCCTGCCACCGCGTCGTCGCATCCGACGGCTCGCTCGGCGGCTTCTCCGGCGGCCTGGAGCTGAAAAAGGCCCTGCTCGACCTGGAGGGGTCAGTCT